The window GGTCGGCGGGCCTGGCCGCCTGGCCCTGCGCGGGCAGCATCCCGGCCTTGAACAGCCCGTAGGCCGCCGTGGTGGCGGCGGCGTATACCCTGGACTGCTTGAGCAGCTGCCTGGTCGCGCTGTAAGGCGCGGCCTTGGCCCTGGCCTCCCTGCGGAACGATTCTCCGTTCATTGTCTGAACGTCGTTATAGTAGAATTGGCAGATCACCAGGTCGGGCTTGAGCGCGCGCCCCTTCTGCTCCCAGTAGTCCAACTCGTCCACCACGTCGAAGAAGGGCATCCCCGCGTTGACGACCTCGATGTCCCGGCCGGGGTATTTGGTCCGCAGGATGGCTTCCAACTGGGCGGGGTAGGCCTCGCTGTCGTTCACCCCGACCCCGAAGGTGAAGGAGTCCCCCAGGCAGAGCACCCGGAGCGCGCCGCTCCCAGGCGGGGACAGCTCGCGCGTGGCGCGCAGCCCTTGGGAATTGGTGCTCACCGTGAACGGCAGACCCCTGATGAGGGTGTCCGTGAGGTGACGGCCGGGAGCGAAATCGCCCGCCCGGTCGGGATGGAATTCGAAACTCACGAAACTGGGCACCGGTGCGGAAAAGAGCCGCAGTCCGAGTTCCGCCAACAGGAACAAGCACAGCACCGAAATGGGGAGGTACAGGACGTAGAAAAACGCGCGTTTCATCTTTAAAAGGGGTCGTTATTGTGATGGCCGGGGCGCTGGCGGCGCGGTTCAGCCCGAGTGCCTCATTCCTGCGAATGTTGTCCGCTCTTCATGAAGAGCTGGGCCGATTTGGCCGCCAGGTCCTGATCGACCATGCCCGGAGCCATGCCCAGGCCCGCCGGCGGCATCACGGCCTTCCGGTAGTCCGCGGGAACCGTGAACATTCCGGCGGCAATGGAGCCGGGCCTGATGTTCTTGTACTCCATGGTGATGCTCTTGCCGGTCTCCCTGAGCACGGACTTGATCACATAACCAAGCTTCTCGGGGAACCAGACCGTCACCTCGCCGCTGGCGCCGTCAGACCGGAACTCCATGATGCGCTTCTCGCAGTCCCAGACGCCGATGGTCTCGCGGCCGATCCTGCGCCACTTCGCCGGGTCGGACTGCCCCGCGAGCGCCAACAGCCCCAGGCGCTTGGGCTCCAGGGGAAGCTCCAGGTACGACTTGGTCGCGGCTTGAAGCATGTAGGCCTTACCCAGCGCCTGATCGATGATGAACACCTGCATCTCGTCTGCCGGAGCTGTCTCCAGGCGCATCCTGCTGCCTTTGACGTAGACCACCCCATCCTGCAGGAACTTACCGTCAACGGACAGGAGCATGTCGGCGGCGAAATCCGCCGCCAGGGCCCCTGTCGCGGCCGGGAACAGCAAGGCCAGCGCCAGGGCCAAACTCAGGATGGGGTTCATCACGATTCCTCGTTGCACTTTCCGCCCCTGCTGGAGGCCCTCTCCGGGCTTCAAGCCCGGCTCGGGATTGAGCAGGCCGCGCCTAGAAGCTGAAAACCTTGGCCTCGACCGCCATGTCGATGAGAACGGCGGCGGTGCTGATCTCGAACCCGGCGGGCAGATCGTCCGCACCGATCAGACGGGCCTCGGCGCAGGGCTTGCACACCAGAAACTTCACCCCCTTGTCCTGGAGCTCCCTGATCTGGTCGATCATGGCGTCACCGGTTGGGATGCGCACCCTCTCGGCCATGCCGAGGTTGGACCAGTAAACGGCCTCGTCCAGCAGGAACACGGTGACGTCGTGCCCCTTTCCGGCCGCCACCTTGGCCAGGAACATGGCGCGCACGGCGCGTGTGGAGTCTTCGGGGCCACGGGATAGCACGAACAGGAACTTGCTCATGGGGTCCTCGCTTGGGTGCTGGTTTCGGGTGTGCATTAGGATATGCGATTTCGGCGCGCAAGGCCAGGGCGGGAAGCCGCGCCATCCGGTGGACATGCTTGGCTTGGCAAAGCCTGCAGCGTGACGGCGGCCGGCTGCTCAACGGGCAGCCGCCTCGCGTGGCATCACCTGAGCGGGAGCGATACCGTAAAGCGAGTGCCCTTCCCCGGCTCGGACTGCACCTCGATGGCGCCCTTGTGGTTTGTGACCACGATGAAATAGGACACCGAAAGCCCCAGCCCCGTGCCCTCGCCCACCCCCTTGGTGGTGAAGAAAGGCTCGAAAACGCGTTTGCGCACCTGTTCCGGCATCCCGGGACCGTTGTCCTCCACCACGATGCGCAGGAAGTCCCCGTCGAGGCTGGTCCGCAGGCTAATGGTGCTGCGCGCGTCCCGTTGCGGCAGCTCGGTGAGGGCCTGGGCCGCGTTCTTGAGCAGGTTGAGCACCACCTGCTCGATCTCCGTGCGCGTGCAAGGCACCTGCGGCAGGTCCTGGGCGTACTGGCGCTCGATGCGGATCTTCCTGAAATCATACTTCTTCTTGAGGTCGTAGTCCGAGAAGGCGAGCTCCACCGTCTTGTCCAGAAGGGCGTTGATGTCCACCGGGGCGCGCTTGGATTCGCTCTTGCGGCTGAACTCCAGCATGTTGGAGACGATGCGCGCAGCCCGGATGCCCGCCTCCCGGATGCCCTCAAGAAACACGAGGATCTGCCGTTTCTCCGCGTAGGCCCTGATGGAGTCCAGGCTGCAACCGGCCTGTTCGGCGGCGGCGTGGTTGGCCTTGCGCTCCGAGGAAAAGAGGGAGAGCACCACCTGCGCGCTCTGCAGGATGGCGGAAAGGGGGTTGTTGATCTCGTGGGCCATGCCCGCCGCCAGTCCGCCCACGCTCATCATCTTCTCCGTCTGGATCATCAGCTCCTGCATCTTGCGGTGCTCGGTGACGTCGGTGTGCGTGCCGCTCATGCGCAGGGCCTTGCCCTGGGCGTCGTATTTGACCACCCGGGCCTGGTCCAGAATCCAGCGGTAGCCCCCGTCCTTGGCGCGCATCCTGTATTCCACCCGGTGCATGGGCGTTCTGCCCGCCAGGTGGTCCTGGATGGATTTCAGGGCCAGCTCCCTGTCCTCGGGGTGGATGAGTTCCGTCCACTGGCCCACGTTGGTCCTGACCTCGTCGAGGGTGTAGCCCAGTATCCTGGCCCACATCTCGTTGCGGTAGACGCGGCCGGTCTCCATGTCCCAGTCCCAGAAGCCCAGCTGGCTGCCCTCCAGCACGGACTCAAGGCGGTCCTCGCTTTCGCGCAGGGCCTCCACGGCGGTCTTGCGCTCGGTGATGTCCTCGTAGATGCCCACCACCCCGCTGACGCGACCCTGGGCGTCGATCAGGGGGAGCTTGCTCGTCTCCACCCAGATGCGCTTGCCGTCGCTTTGCATCTGCTGCTCCACGATGTTGCGCTTGGGCTCGCCGCCCTCCATGACCTGCCTGTCGTCCGCGCGGTAGCCTTCCGTCTCTTCGGGGAGCCAGGGCAGCTCGAAGTCGGTCATGCCCACGATCTGCCCGGGGTCCTTGAGGCCCGCGGCCTGGGCGAAAGATTTGTTGCAGCCCAGGTAGACGCTGTTCCTGTCCTTCCAGAAGATGGACTGGGGCACGGAGTTCAGGATGGTTTCGAGCACCTGCCGGTTTTCGCGCAGAGCCTCCTCGGCGCGCTTGCGCTCAGTGACGTCCACCCCCACGCTGATGACGCCCTGGAACTCCCCGGAGGCGTCGAAGAAAGGCTTGTTGTTCCAGGCAACGACCAGCAGGCTGCCGTCCTTGCGAATGTTCTCGTTTTCGGAAGAGGATTCCAGCCCGGGGTCCGCCAGGATGCCCTCGATCCTGGCCCCGAGATTCCCCCCGGCCTTGTCCGTCCGGGGCACAATGGTATCCAGGACGTGCCTGCCCAGAACCTCCTCGGGTTTGTACCCTAACACCTCGCTGGCGTATTCGTTGAATTCCAGGATGCGCCCGTTCTTGTCGATCTTGAGGATCATGCTCCGGGCGTTCTCCACCAGCTCGCGGTAACGCTGCTCGCTGGCCTGGGCCTCCTGCCTGGCGTCGTGCATGCGCTGGTAGCTCTCGCGCAGGCTGGAGCGCATGGTGTTGAGCGCGTCGGTTAGGATGTCGATCTCGTCCCCGCGCCAGGCCTTGTCCAGGTACAGGGGGCGCCCCAGATCCTCTATGCCGGTGCTTTGCAGGAAGGCGGCCGCGTCGGCCAGGTGCCTGCTCACCTGTTGCTGGAAGCGCCTGAAGATGAACAGGGCCACCAGGAAAATCATGAGCGCATAGAGCAGGCTCATCTTCAGCGTTCTTTCCACGATCTCGCGCGCGGCCCCCTCCCGGGAGGCCTGCACCGTGAGCGTGCCCACGGGCATCCGCCGCTGGTTCCCGGCGTAGACCAGGGCGATGTCCCGGGCGATTGCGCCCTTCGGGGCCTTCACCCCCAATTCCATGACGGTTTCGCCTTCGCTGGTCACGCCGACGTAACTGACGTGGCGCTGCGAGCGAATCCCCTCCAACTGGGCGGCCAACTGGCGCCTGTCGAACTCCCAAAGCGCGGTGGAGAGGGATTTGCCGTAGCGGTCGCCGATGGCCTCCAGGCTCCTCTCGATGCCCGAGACGGCCTGGGTGTACTCCATGGCCAGCTGGGCCAGGCTGAACATCGCCAGCAAAGCCAGGCTGAACACGAGCACCTGACGAAGCAGGCGCTTGCCGATGCGGCTTTCCGGTGTGGTGGCGTGGAAATTCACGGCTGCACCGATTCCCGATCCGAAGGGACGGAACGGGTGCTCGTGTTGCCGGAGACGGCAGGAAATTGGGTTGGGTACGGTCGGAGCATGACAGCCTCCCTAAGCCAAATGGCGCGCAGGGCGCAGCGGCCGGAAATGTACGCCGCCGCCAGCCGGGGCACAAGCCCCCGCAAGGCCGGGCCGGGGCTCAACCCTACGGCCGGGTCACCGCTCCGGGCTGTACGGCTGGCCCCGGCGGGCGGTCATGCCGGCCGCCCGGCCCCGCATCCGGCGTGCTCCTGCTGTCAGGCGCCACGCGTGATGCGGGGCCGGGGGAGGCCGGCCGTTTTCCAGGTAATATACCGCGTCAGGCGGCGGCCTCCGGCTCGGCGCCGGTGCCTGACAGCTGGAGCAGCTCCTCCTCCGAGAACACCTTGTCGATATCCAGAAGGATGATGAAGTCTTCCCCGTGCTTGCCGATACCCTTGATGAAGTCGGCCTTGATGGAAGTGCCGATCCTGGGCGCGGGCTCGATGTTCTCCGGCTCGATGTCCATGACCTCCTTGACCGAGTCGGACAGGGCGCCGAGCACAGTGGTCTCTCCTCCGAGGTCCACCTCTACGATGATGATGCAGGTGTTCACCGTGCGCTGCGTGGAGGCCATCCCGAACTTGAGGCGCACGTCCACCACTGGGACGGCCCGGCCCCGCAGGTTGATGACCCCCCGGATGTATTCCGGGGTGCGCGGAACCTTGGTGATGGCCGTGTACTCCAGCACCTCGCGCACCGACGCTATATCCAGTGCGAACACTTCCTCGCCCAGGGTGAAGGTCAGGTATTGGTTGTTGGTGTCGCTCACGTCTGGCTCCTGGGGCTAGAATTTCTCGAAGTCGTCGTCATGACCTTCGGCGCCCATGTCCAGCACCACACCCCTGCCCGCGGGCTTGGCTTTCCTGGCTTCCGCACGCCCGGCGGGGCGATGGGCCGCCTGGGGCAGCGCCCTGGGCGCCGCGCGGCGGCCGGTCTGCCCGTCCTTGAGCTTGAAGAAGCTCACGGTGGCCAGCAGCTGCTCGGCCTGGCTGGAGAGCTCCTCGGAGGTCGAGGCCATCTCTTCGGAGGCGGAGGCGTTCTGCTGGATCACCTGGTCGAGCTGCTGCACGGCCCTGTTCACCTGATCCGCCCCGGCGTTCTGCTCGCGGGAGGAGGCCGAGATCTCCTGCACCAGCTCCGCCGTCTTCTTGATGTCCGGCACGATGGCCCCGAGCATCTTCCCGGCCTTCTCGGCCACGGCCACCGATTCCGACGACAGCGACGATATCTCGGCCGCGGCGTGGCCCGAGCGCTCGGCCAGCTTGCGCACCTCGGCGGCTACCACCGCGAAGCCCTTGCCGTGCTCGCCCGCGCGGGCGGCCTCGATGGCGGCGTTGAGCGCCAGGAGGTTGGTCTGGCGGGCGATCTCCTCGATGATGGAGATCTTCTCCGCGATCTGCTTCATGGCCCCGACGGTCTGGGTCACGGCCTGGCCGCCTTCCTCTGCGTCCTTGGCGGCCTTGAGGGCCATGGCCTCGGTCTGCACGGAGTTGTCGGCGTTCTGCTGAATGTTGGAGGCCATCTCCTCCATGGAGGAGGATACTTCCTCCACGCTGGCGGCCTGCTCGGAAGCGCCCTGGGAGAGCGACTCCGAAGTGGCGGCCAGCTCCTGGGCGCCGGAGGCCACGTTGTTGGTGCCCTCGATCACCTCGCCCATGACCTCGCTCAGGCGCTGCACCATGGTGCGCAGGGAGTCGGCCAGCACGCCGATCTCGTCCTTCTGGTTCACGTCGAGGGTCTGGGTCAGGTCGCCCTGGGCCATCTTCTGGGCGAAGCCCACGCCCTTGATGACCGGGCCCGTGATGCCCCTTGTGATCACGATGGACACCACGATGCCCAGGATCAACGCCAGGCCCAGGCCCACCGCCATGACGGTGGAGGCGCGGGACAGGCTGTGCGAGGCTTCGCCCGTAACCTCCTCGGTGACCTTCACGCCGTAGACGGCGATGTCCTCCGCGGCCTTGAGCACTTCGGCGGTGGCGACGCTGCGCTTCTTGCCGTTGTCCTCCATGGCCTGGGTGTTCTTGAGGTAGGCCTGCATGGCCTCCTTGTATGTCTCGCCCGCCTTGCCGGTGTCGGTAAGGGCCTGGAGCACCGCCGGGTTGCGCGTCAGCGGCCGCAGCTTGGCGAGCTTCTGGTTGATTTCATCGAAATTCTTCATGGCGTCCTGGATGAGCTTCTGGTCGCGCAGGGCCTGCCCCTTGAAGTTGGCCAGGCGAACTGTGTTGCCTAGATCCATGACATCGTTGATCAGCGTGATCTTTTCCAGGCGCTCCAGAACCTCCTGGGTTGCCACAGGGCCTTTTCCCGCGGCGGCGGCCAGGGCCGTGTTCTGCTCATCGAGATACTTCTGGCCGTTGTTCATGAAAGCCTGGGCAGCCTGGTCCATGACCTTGCGGTTCTCAGCCATGGCCTGCTCCAGCTCGAAGCTCGCGGTTATGTACTTTCGCCACTCGGCCACGGTCGCGATGGTCTTTTCAGATGCCTCCCTGAGCTTCACCAGCCCGGGATACTTCTGGGCCAGTTCGCGGGCATCCTTCAGATACTTTTCCACCTCGGCCAGATATTTGAGCCCTGCATCCTTGAATTTGGGGTCGCCGGTGTAGCCGAAGGCGCGGACGTTGAGGACCGCATTGAGGGCGTTGCGCTCGATCTGGTTGGCAATGGCAACTTCCGGGGCGATCTCCTGGGCCAGGCGGTCAGCATGTGCGCCGACGGAGAGCATGTTCATCATGGCCATGCCGCCCAAGGCGCAGGCGATGAGCAGCAGGGTGCCGAATCCCAGGCCTATTTTCATACCCAACTTCAAGTTCTTCACCGTACTCCCTCCTGATTGGATTGTTCCCCGTGCAATTTCCGCAGAGGCTCCCGGAGGGAGCCCATAAGCCTGTATGTGAAGAGCTCCTTGAGCTCCCGGGCGAGCAGGCCCTTGTCGAGACTCTGGCTGAACGAACGGCAAACGCCCTGCAGCATGGACCAGATGATGAACTCGAGCGCTTCCTCGGAGACGGAGTTGAAGATGCCTGCCTCCACGCCTTGGCGCACCCTGGACAGCACCAGCCCCACGATCTGGTTCTTGAGGACCACAAGCTCCGTCTCCGGAAATCTGGTCAGGTCCAGGCGCATGAACGGGTTGCACTTGGCCAGGAACACGGCGCTGTCGCGGTTTTCCGCGGCGAAGGCGAACAGGCTGTCGATGAAGGCGTGGATGGCTTCGAGAGGGTCTGCCTCGGGGGGCATGGCCTCCAGGGCGCAGCGATGGAGGCGCGAAAGGATCATCCTGGAGACAATGAAGAGCAGGTTGTCCTTGGACTTGAAGTGGTAAATGATCAGCCCGGAGGAGACCTTGGCGCTCTTGGCCACCTCGAGCAACGAGACGCCGCCCACCCCCCTCTCCGCGAAGAGGGACGTGGCCGCCGTCAAAATGGACTCCACCGCATCCTTGGCCATATCAGCTCCTGACTGAATGATCATTCAGTCATGGTTTTCAAGCGTCATGTCAACAGCCTTTCACCGCCCTAACACATCGGCAAACTGAAAACACTGTAAAGATTGGAGATATTTTTAGGCTTTCGGCAAGGCTCAGGGCTGGACGTCCCGCTTCGGCTGTTGAACGCAAAAAATCGCCCCCAGACAGGCGGAATCACACGGGAGAGTGCGGAATGGCTGAACGGATGTTCAATCGCCCGGGCGTTGGCGCGCCCGGAGTCGCTGGTTGCACCGGGACTATGCGGATGCTTCCCGCCCCCCTGCCGAGACCGGCAGCCGAATGAGGAAACGGGTGCCCTTGCCGGGCAGGGAGTCGATCTCGATGGTGCCCCGGTGGTTGCTGGTTATGATGAAATAGGAGACGGACAGCCCAAGCCCGGTGCCCTCGCCCACCGGTTTGGTGGTGAAGAACGGCTCGAAAGCCTTGCGTTTGGTGTTCTCGTCCATCCCCGGGCCGTTGTCCTCCAGCTCGATGCGCACCCAGCTCCCAGCGGTGCGGGTGCGCATAATGATCCTCGGACTGGACGCGCTCGCCAGGGCGTGGGCGGCGTTGCTGAGGATGTTCATGAATACCTGCTGGATCTTCGATTTGGCGCACAGGACCTGGGGCAGGGATGGGTCATAGTCCCGCTCGATGGAGATCTTGCGGAAGTCGTACTTCCTCTTCAGGTTGTAGTCCGTGGCGCAAAGCGCCACGGTGCTGTCCAACAGGCTGTTGATGTCCGCCCGGTCGTAAGCCGCGTCGCTCCTGCGGCTGAATTCCAGCATGCTGTTCACGATGTTTGCGGCCCTGGTCCCGGCCTCATGGATGTTCTCCAGGAAACGGGGAATGCCGCGCGACTCCATGAACCGGCCGATGGACTCCCACGGGCAGCCGGATTCCCGCGCGGCCTGGATGTTCGGGGCCGAATCCTCCGAGAGGCGGCGCCGGATGACCTGCACATTCTGCAGGATGCCCCCCAGGGGGTTGTTGATCTCGTGGGCCATGCCCGCGGCCAGCCCGCCCACGCTCATCATCTTCTCGGACTGGATCAGCGCCTCCTGCATCTCCCTGCGCTCGGAGATGTCCCGCGCGATGCCCATGAAATGGGGCTCCCCGCCCAGGTTCAGCACCGCCACGCGGACCTCCACGGGGTAGGTGACGCCGTCCTTGCGCCTGTGCGTGGTCTGGAACATGCCGCCCCCCTTGCGGGCGATGTCCTCAAGCGTGGGGACCTCCGGCTGGAGACTGAACTCCGTGTCAACGTCGACGATGCGCAGGCGCAGCAACTCCTCCCGGGTGTAGCCCGTCTGCTCCAGGGCCCTGGCGTTCACGTCCACGAGCCTGCCGTCCCGGTCGGAAACGTAGATCGCGTCCCCGGCGCTCTCGATGAGCAGGCGGTAGCGGCTCTCGCTCTCGCGCAGGGCCTGCTCGGTGCGCTTGCGCTCAGTGATGTCCGTGTGAGTTCCGGTCATGCGGCTGGGGCGGCCCTGGCCGTCGAGGCGTGAGGCTTTGCCCCGGGTGAGCACCCACTTGGTTTCCCCGGATTTTGTTTTCAGGCGCTGCTCCACTTCGAAGACGGGCGAACGCCCTACCAGATAGTCCTCCAGCCTGCGCATGGTCAGGGGCATGTCCTCCTCGGACACGAGATCCCTCCAGGACCGGACAACGCTCTGCAATTCTGCGGGTTCGTAGCCGAGTATCGCACAACCCCTCGGGCTCATGTACACGGCGCCCGTCTCCATGTTCACATCCCAAAGGCCGTCGTTGGCGCCCTCCAGGGCGAAGCGCAGCCGCTCTTCGCTGACCTTGAGGGCCTGCTCGGTGCGCTTGCGCTCGGTGATGACGTCGAACACGGCCACGAAGTAGCCGGGCTGGGGGCAGAACGCCGCCAGGGAGAACCACTGACCCAGCGATTCCAGATAATACTCGAAGCGTTCCGGCGGGCCGCCGCGGGCCACGCGGCCGTAGATGGCGAGGAGCCCGGGGTCGCGTTCCCTGATGCCGGGGATGACCTCCGACACGGCCCTGCCCGTCACGTTCTCGAGCCCGGTCAGGGCGGCGAAGGCGGGGTTGACGTCCACATAGACAAA of the Fundidesulfovibrio soli genome contains:
- a CDS encoding PAS domain S-box protein encodes the protein MNFHATTPESRIGKRLLRQVLVFSLALLAMFSLAQLAMEYTQAVSGIERSLEAIGDRYGKSLSTALWEFDRRQLAAQLEGIRSQRHVSYVGVTSEGETVMELGVKAPKGAIARDIALVYAGNQRRMPVGTLTVQASREGAAREIVERTLKMSLLYALMIFLVALFIFRRFQQQVSRHLADAAAFLQSTGIEDLGRPLYLDKAWRGDEIDILTDALNTMRSSLRESYQRMHDARQEAQASEQRYRELVENARSMILKIDKNGRILEFNEYASEVLGYKPEEVLGRHVLDTIVPRTDKAGGNLGARIEGILADPGLESSSENENIRKDGSLLVVAWNNKPFFDASGEFQGVISVGVDVTERKRAEEALRENRQVLETILNSVPQSIFWKDRNSVYLGCNKSFAQAAGLKDPGQIVGMTDFELPWLPEETEGYRADDRQVMEGGEPKRNIVEQQMQSDGKRIWVETSKLPLIDAQGRVSGVVGIYEDITERKTAVEALRESEDRLESVLEGSQLGFWDWDMETGRVYRNEMWARILGYTLDEVRTNVGQWTELIHPEDRELALKSIQDHLAGRTPMHRVEYRMRAKDGGYRWILDQARVVKYDAQGKALRMSGTHTDVTEHRKMQELMIQTEKMMSVGGLAAGMAHEINNPLSAILQSAQVVLSLFSSERKANHAAAEQAGCSLDSIRAYAEKRQILVFLEGIREAGIRAARIVSNMLEFSRKSESKRAPVDINALLDKTVELAFSDYDLKKKYDFRKIRIERQYAQDLPQVPCTRTEIEQVVLNLLKNAAQALTELPQRDARSTISLRTSLDGDFLRIVVEDNGPGMPEQVRKRVFEPFFTTKGVGEGTGLGLSVSYFIVVTNHKGAIEVQSEPGKGTRFTVSLPLR
- a CDS encoding DUF4412 domain-containing protein gives rise to the protein MNPILSLALALALLFPAATGALAADFAADMLLSVDGKFLQDGVVYVKGSRMRLETAPADEMQVFIIDQALGKAYMLQAATKSYLELPLEPKRLGLLALAGQSDPAKWRRIGRETIGVWDCEKRIMEFRSDGASGEVTVWFPEKLGYVIKSVLRETGKSITMEYKNIRPGSIAAGMFTVPADYRKAVMPPAGLGMAPGMVDQDLAAKSAQLFMKSGQHSQE
- a CDS encoding TetR/AcrR family transcriptional regulator, giving the protein MAKDAVESILTAATSLFAERGVGGVSLLEVAKSAKVSSGLIIYHFKSKDNLLFIVSRMILSRLHRCALEAMPPEADPLEAIHAFIDSLFAFAAENRDSAVFLAKCNPFMRLDLTRFPETELVVLKNQIVGLVLSRVRQGVEAGIFNSVSEEALEFIIWSMLQGVCRSFSQSLDKGLLARELKELFTYRLMGSLREPLRKLHGEQSNQEGVR
- a CDS encoding PAS domain S-box protein, whose translation is MPGRDPSPMDHATTQAEAGSLGRLNHEHLRLFFDTMVQGVAYCKMEFDKDQPVDFVYVDVNPAFAALTGLENVTGRAVSEVIPGIRERDPGLLAIYGRVARGGPPERFEYYLESLGQWFSLAAFCPQPGYFVAVFDVITERKRTEQALKVSEERLRFALEGANDGLWDVNMETGAVYMSPRGCAILGYEPAELQSVVRSWRDLVSEEDMPLTMRRLEDYLVGRSPVFEVEQRLKTKSGETKWVLTRGKASRLDGQGRPSRMTGTHTDITERKRTEQALRESESRYRLLIESAGDAIYVSDRDGRLVDVNARALEQTGYTREELLRLRIVDVDTEFSLQPEVPTLEDIARKGGGMFQTTHRRKDGVTYPVEVRVAVLNLGGEPHFMGIARDISERREMQEALIQSEKMMSVGGLAAGMAHEINNPLGGILQNVQVIRRRLSEDSAPNIQAARESGCPWESIGRFMESRGIPRFLENIHEAGTRAANIVNSMLEFSRRSDAAYDRADINSLLDSTVALCATDYNLKRKYDFRKISIERDYDPSLPQVLCAKSKIQQVFMNILSNAAHALASASSPRIIMRTRTAGSWVRIELEDNGPGMDENTKRKAFEPFFTTKPVGEGTGLGLSVSYFIITSNHRGTIEIDSLPGKGTRFLIRLPVSAGGREASA
- a CDS encoding DsrE family protein; protein product: MSKFLFVLSRGPEDSTRAVRAMFLAKVAAGKGHDVTVFLLDEAVYWSNLGMAERVRIPTGDAMIDQIRELQDKGVKFLVCKPCAEARLIGADDLPAGFEISTAAVLIDMAVEAKVFSF
- a CDS encoding chemotaxis protein CheW — translated: MSDTNNQYLTFTLGEEVFALDIASVREVLEYTAITKVPRTPEYIRGVINLRGRAVPVVDVRLKFGMASTQRTVNTCIIIVEVDLGGETTVLGALSDSVKEVMDIEPENIEPAPRIGTSIKADFIKGIGKHGEDFIILLDIDKVFSEEELLQLSGTGAEPEAAA
- a CDS encoding HAMP domain-containing methyl-accepting chemotaxis protein; the protein is MKNLKLGMKIGLGFGTLLLIACALGGMAMMNMLSVGAHADRLAQEIAPEVAIANQIERNALNAVLNVRAFGYTGDPKFKDAGLKYLAEVEKYLKDARELAQKYPGLVKLREASEKTIATVAEWRKYITASFELEQAMAENRKVMDQAAQAFMNNGQKYLDEQNTALAAAAGKGPVATQEVLERLEKITLINDVMDLGNTVRLANFKGQALRDQKLIQDAMKNFDEINQKLAKLRPLTRNPAVLQALTDTGKAGETYKEAMQAYLKNTQAMEDNGKKRSVATAEVLKAAEDIAVYGVKVTEEVTGEASHSLSRASTVMAVGLGLALILGIVVSIVITRGITGPVIKGVGFAQKMAQGDLTQTLDVNQKDEIGVLADSLRTMVQRLSEVMGEVIEGTNNVASGAQELAATSESLSQGASEQAASVEEVSSSMEEMASNIQQNADNSVQTEAMALKAAKDAEEGGQAVTQTVGAMKQIAEKISIIEEIARQTNLLALNAAIEAARAGEHGKGFAVVAAEVRKLAERSGHAAAEISSLSSESVAVAEKAGKMLGAIVPDIKKTAELVQEISASSREQNAGADQVNRAVQQLDQVIQQNASASEEMASTSEELSSQAEQLLATVSFFKLKDGQTGRRAAPRALPQAAHRPAGRAEARKAKPAGRGVVLDMGAEGHDDDFEKF